The following proteins are encoded in a genomic region of uncultured Umboniibacter sp.:
- the atpB gene encoding F0F1 ATP synthase subunit A gives MAGENQTPQEYIQHHLQNMTYGLLEPGACEETSVSCVDGVEPYVRADGTVITEPTWTMAHSAQEAKDMGFNAIHVDSMAWSWVLGLLFIFAFRSVAKKATTGVPTGFVNFVEMCVEFIDSTVKDTFYYRNPWIAPMALTVFFWILLMNTMDLVPVDWLPGLAMAIGGEHTFFKVVPTTDPNVTLGMALAVFAMVIYYSIKEKGILGFAKELGLHPFNHILMIPVNLVLELVNLIAKPISLGLRLFGNLYAGEMIFILIAIMFGAGLFMGIFAGVLQWAWAVFHILVIVLQAFVFTVLAVVYLAMAHDSEEH, from the coding sequence ATGGCTGGTGAAAACCAAACTCCGCAAGAGTATATACAACACCACTTGCAAAATATGACCTATGGCTTGTTAGAGCCTGGTGCATGTGAGGAAACCTCAGTAAGTTGTGTTGATGGTGTCGAGCCTTATGTTCGCGCTGATGGCACGGTCATTACTGAGCCTACCTGGACGATGGCGCATAGCGCGCAAGAGGCCAAAGACATGGGCTTTAATGCCATTCATGTCGATTCAATGGCTTGGTCTTGGGTGTTGGGATTGTTGTTCATTTTTGCATTTCGAAGTGTCGCTAAGAAAGCAACGACGGGTGTTCCGACGGGCTTTGTTAACTTCGTGGAGATGTGTGTAGAGTTTATTGACTCAACCGTGAAAGATACCTTCTATTATCGCAATCCTTGGATTGCTCCAATGGCGCTTACGGTGTTTTTCTGGATTTTGCTGATGAACACGATGGACTTGGTTCCGGTTGACTGGTTGCCTGGCTTAGCTATGGCGATTGGTGGTGAGCATACCTTTTTCAAGGTTGTGCCAACAACGGATCCTAACGTAACACTAGGTATGGCACTGGCAGTATTCGCTATGGTGATTTACTACAGTATTAAGGAGAAAGGCATTCTTGGCTTTGCTAAAGAATTGGGCCTGCATCCGTTCAACCATATCTTAATGATCCCAGTAAACCTTGTACTTGAGCTAGTGAACTTAATAGCAAAGCCTATTTCTTTGGGCTTGCGTTTGTTCGGTAACCTCTATGCAGGTGAAATGATCTTTATTCTGATTGCTATTATGTTTGGTGCAGGCCTGTTTATGGGTATCTTCGCCGGTGTATTGCAGTGGGCGTGGGCGGTTTTCCACATCCTAGTTATTGTGCTTCAGGCGTTTGTATTCACGGTGCTAGCCGTGGTTTACCTCGCAATGGCGCACGACAGCGAAGAACATTAA
- a CDS encoding ATP synthase subunit I — protein sequence MVFTNSKKIREFPWRQWLVLQSVIITLVAAVSIVLYSVGHMLAVLAGLLIALVPNAIFIWFGYRFQGAKNAQQMVGSFYQGESIKFILTAVLFAAAFMLVDGIYAIHIIVGFIIGVVVGWVGSIRL from the coding sequence GTGGTATTTACAAATAGCAAGAAAATTCGCGAGTTCCCTTGGCGACAATGGCTCGTCCTGCAATCTGTAATAATCACTCTGGTTGCCGCTGTGAGTATTGTTCTCTATTCGGTCGGTCACATGTTGGCCGTCCTTGCTGGCTTATTAATTGCTTTGGTACCCAATGCGATTTTTATCTGGTTTGGTTATCGATTTCAGGGAGCAAAAAACGCCCAGCAAATGGTTGGCTCGTTTTATCAGGGTGAGAGCATAAAGTTCATCTTAACCGCAGTGCTTTTTGCGGCAGCATTTATGTTGGTAGACGGCATCTATGCAATACACATCATCGTTGGATTTATTATTGGCGTTGTTGTGGGATGGGTTGGTTCTATTCGGTTGTAA
- a CDS encoding F0F1 ATP synthase subunit epsilon — protein MAMTIHLDIVSSGEAIFSGLVELLVASGEIGDLGVIYGHAPLLTSLKPGPVRVVKQGGEEEIFFLTGGFLEVQPHTVTVLADVATRAADLDESEAEKARDLAREEMSGTASGVDYQLAANRLANAAAQLRTIEQIRSMKR, from the coding sequence ATGGCAATGACAATCCACCTCGATATCGTCAGCTCCGGTGAAGCTATCTTCTCTGGACTGGTGGAATTGCTAGTTGCTTCGGGTGAGATTGGTGATTTGGGGGTGATTTATGGTCACGCCCCATTACTTACTAGTCTTAAGCCGGGTCCGGTTCGTGTTGTTAAGCAGGGCGGTGAAGAGGAAATTTTCTTCCTAACAGGCGGCTTCTTAGAAGTTCAGCCTCACACTGTAACCGTCCTTGCTGACGTAGCGACTCGTGCAGCAGATCTTGATGAATCAGAAGCGGAAAAAGCCCGTGATCTGGCTCGTGAAGAGATGTCCGGAACAGCATCTGGTGTTGATTATCAGTTAGCGGCTAACCGCCTTGCGAATGCAGCTGCGCAATTGCGCACTATTGAGCAAATTCGTAGCATGAAACGCTGA
- the atpA gene encoding F0F1 ATP synthase subunit alpha, producing MQQLNPSEISEIIKKRIDSLDVATEAQNEGTIVSVSDGIVRIHGLQDVMYGEMIEFEGGIYGMALNLERDSVGAVILGSAMSLAEGQRALCTRRILEVPVGTELLGRVVDTLGNAIDGKGPIDAKQTSPVEKVAPGVIAREPVDQPLQTGLKAVDAMVPIGRGQRELIIGDRQIGKSAVAIDAIINQKGTGVKCIYVAIGQKQSSIAAVVRKLEEHGAMDHTIIVAAGAADPAAMQYLAPYAGCAMGEYFRDRGEDALIVYDDLTKQAWAYRQISLLLKRPPGREAYPGDVFYLHSRLLERAARVNADYVEQLTNGEVKGQTGSLTALPIIETQGGDVSAFVPTNVISITDGQIFLETSLFNSGIRPAINPGISVSRVGGAAQTKIVKKLSGGIRTALAQYNELAAFSQFASDLDEATRSQLEHGERVTELMKQNQYSPMSIADMAVSLFAADKGYLKDVPVNKVLAFEAALLSYMGTEHGELMAQINQKGDYNGEIEAQFNAAIEKFKATQTW from the coding sequence ATGCAGCAACTGAATCCATCTGAGATCAGCGAAATTATTAAGAAGCGCATCGATAGTCTTGATGTTGCAACCGAAGCCCAGAATGAGGGCACAATTGTCTCGGTATCTGACGGTATCGTACGTATCCACGGTCTACAGGACGTGATGTACGGTGAGATGATTGAATTTGAAGGCGGTATCTATGGTATGGCACTTAACCTGGAGCGTGACTCCGTTGGTGCAGTAATCCTAGGTAGTGCAATGAGCTTGGCCGAAGGCCAGCGAGCTCTTTGTACTCGTCGTATTTTAGAAGTACCTGTTGGTACAGAATTACTTGGTCGTGTTGTTGACACGCTAGGTAACGCTATCGACGGTAAAGGTCCAATCGATGCTAAGCAGACATCACCTGTTGAAAAAGTTGCTCCGGGCGTCATTGCACGTGAGCCAGTAGATCAACCTCTACAGACAGGTTTGAAAGCTGTTGATGCAATGGTTCCAATCGGTCGTGGTCAGCGTGAGCTTATCATTGGTGACCGTCAGATTGGTAAATCAGCTGTTGCGATCGATGCGATCATTAACCAGAAAGGTACCGGCGTTAAGTGTATCTATGTTGCGATTGGCCAGAAGCAGTCTTCGATTGCCGCGGTTGTTCGTAAGCTAGAAGAACACGGCGCTATGGACCACACCATTATCGTTGCCGCAGGTGCAGCGGATCCTGCAGCAATGCAGTATCTTGCGCCTTATGCAGGTTGTGCGATGGGTGAATACTTCCGTGACCGCGGTGAAGATGCACTAATTGTCTATGATGATTTGACTAAGCAGGCTTGGGCCTACCGTCAGATTTCATTGCTATTGAAGCGTCCGCCGGGCCGTGAGGCTTACCCTGGTGATGTTTTCTACCTTCACTCACGTCTACTAGAGCGTGCTGCTCGTGTAAACGCGGATTATGTAGAACAGCTAACCAATGGTGAAGTTAAAGGTCAAACGGGATCATTAACAGCACTACCGATTATTGAAACACAAGGTGGTGACGTTTCGGCGTTCGTACCAACTAACGTGATTTCGATTACCGATGGTCAGATCTTCCTTGAGACAAGCTTGTTCAACTCTGGTATTCGTCCGGCAATTAACCCAGGTATCTCGGTATCTCGAGTGGGTGGTGCAGCGCAGACCAAAATTGTTAAGAAATTGTCTGGTGGTATCCGTACCGCTCTAGCACAGTACAACGAACTTGCAGCGTTCTCTCAGTTTGCGTCTGACCTCGATGAGGCTACACGCTCGCAGTTAGAGCATGGTGAGCGAGTTACTGAGCTTATGAAGCAAAACCAGTACTCTCCAATGTCAATTGCAGATATGGCTGTATCGCTATTTGCGGCTGATAAAGGCTATTTGAAAGACGTACCTGTCAACAAGGTATTGGCTTTCGAAGCGGCGCTTCTATCGTACATGGGTACTGAGCATGGCGAGCTAATGGCTCAGATCAACCAGAAGGGTGATTACAACGGCGAGATCGAAGCACAGTTTAACGCGGCGATCGAGAAGTTTAAGGCTACCCAAACCTGGTAA
- a CDS encoding F0F1 ATP synthase subunit delta translates to MAELSTLARPYARAAFEFAQEQGDLAGWEAMLNQAAAVAQEDVVVKLFSSPSLPSDQIAKQFIELLDSELSDKGQNFVSTLAANKRLGLLPEIAALFAVMKANIERAVDVNVNSAFELTDDIKAKLESALATNLDRQVRVTSDVDQSLIGGVVIRAGDTIIDGSVRGRLAKLAEAMNS, encoded by the coding sequence ATGGCAGAACTAAGTACCCTAGCACGCCCATATGCCCGCGCAGCTTTCGAGTTTGCGCAGGAACAGGGTGATTTGGCTGGTTGGGAAGCCATGCTTAACCAAGCGGCCGCGGTTGCTCAAGAAGATGTGGTGGTAAAGCTTTTCAGCTCGCCATCACTTCCGAGTGACCAAATTGCCAAGCAGTTTATCGAGCTTTTAGATAGTGAGCTCAGCGACAAAGGTCAGAATTTTGTTTCGACACTTGCCGCCAATAAGCGTCTTGGTTTGCTACCTGAAATTGCTGCGTTGTTTGCAGTGATGAAAGCGAATATCGAGCGCGCAGTAGATGTTAATGTTAATTCAGCTTTTGAACTAACAGACGATATCAAAGCTAAGCTCGAGAGTGCGTTGGCTACGAATTTAGACCGCCAGGTTCGAGTAACTTCTGACGTCGATCAATCTTTGATCGGTGGTGTTGTTATTAGAGCTGGTGATACCATTATTGACGGTTCCGTGCGTGGGCGTTTAGCTAAGCTCGCCGAAGCGATGAACTCCTGA
- the atpE gene encoding F0F1 ATP synthase subunit C, translated as MGLLYIAAALMIGLGALGTAIGFGILGGKLLEGAARQPEMTPMLQGKMFLIAGLLDAVPMIGVGLAMYLMFAVQI; from the coding sequence ATGGGTCTTCTATACATTGCAGCAGCGCTAATGATTGGTTTGGGTGCTTTAGGTACCGCAATCGGTTTTGGTATCTTGGGTGGTAAGCTACTTGAAGGTGCTGCACGTCAGCCAGAAATGACACCAATGTTACAGGGTAAGATGTTCCTTATCGCTGGTCTGCTTGATGCGGTACCAATGATCGGTGTAGGTCTTGCTATGTACTTGATGTTCGCGGTTCAGATTTAA
- a CDS encoding F0F1 ATP synthase subunit B, with translation MNINYTIIGQTITFFIFVAFVFKYVWPPIMEAMKERSEKIANGLEAADRAERDLELAQEEAGKKLRAAKQEAQTIIDSANKRANQILDEAKEDALAEGARLKAAAAAEVEQEVNRAREELRAQVATLVMQGAEAVLGSSIDAKAHNELVNKLAGEL, from the coding sequence GTGAATATCAATTATACAATTATCGGTCAGACGATTACTTTCTTCATTTTCGTGGCTTTCGTATTCAAATACGTATGGCCGCCAATTATGGAAGCGATGAAAGAGCGTTCTGAAAAAATTGCCAATGGCCTTGAAGCTGCAGATCGCGCCGAGCGTGATTTGGAGTTGGCACAAGAAGAAGCTGGTAAGAAGTTGCGCGCTGCTAAGCAGGAAGCGCAAACTATTATCGACTCTGCGAATAAGCGCGCTAACCAGATCCTCGATGAGGCGAAGGAAGACGCGCTAGCTGAAGGTGCTCGCCTTAAGGCAGCAGCGGCAGCTGAAGTGGAGCAGGAAGTGAATCGTGCACGTGAAGAGCTTCGCGCTCAAGTGGCTACTCTAGTCATGCAAGGTGCCGAGGCGGTTCTTGGATCTTCAATTGACGCCAAGGCTCATAACGAGCTTGTCAACAAATTGGCTGGTGAGCTGTAA
- the atpG gene encoding F0F1 ATP synthase subunit gamma — protein MAGAKEIRGKIASIQSTQKITSAMEKVAASKMRKSQDLMERSKPYAERIRSVIGHLANANPEYKHVYMHEREVKRVGYIVVSSDRGLCGGLNANAFKQTIKSMQAWSNQEVEVDICVVGAKAQAFFKSVGGNTVASVRDLGDEPDAANLVGSVKVMLDAYKDEKIDRLFIVSNRFINTMTQQPYVAQLVPLEKEESDQMAHHWDYIYEPDAQALLDGLLVRYVESQVYQSVVENKACEQASRMLAMKNATDNAGGLIDDLQLVYNKARQASITQELSEIVGGAAAV, from the coding sequence ATGGCAGGCGCGAAAGAGATTCGTGGTAAAATTGCTAGTATCCAAAGTACGCAAAAAATTACGAGCGCAATGGAAAAAGTTGCCGCAAGTAAAATGCGTAAGTCGCAAGACTTAATGGAACGAAGCAAGCCCTACGCAGAGCGTATTCGATCTGTTATTGGTCACTTGGCCAATGCAAATCCAGAATATAAACATGTTTACATGCATGAACGTGAAGTAAAGCGTGTCGGTTACATCGTGGTATCTTCAGATCGTGGTTTGTGCGGTGGCTTAAACGCTAACGCATTCAAACAGACGATCAAATCGATGCAAGCTTGGTCTAACCAAGAAGTCGAAGTAGATATCTGTGTAGTTGGCGCGAAAGCACAGGCGTTCTTTAAAAGCGTTGGTGGCAACACTGTTGCCTCTGTACGCGACCTGGGTGATGAGCCGGACGCCGCTAACTTAGTTGGTAGTGTTAAGGTTATGTTAGATGCTTATAAGGACGAGAAAATTGATCGTCTATTCATAGTTTCTAACCGTTTCATCAACACAATGACGCAGCAGCCTTATGTTGCGCAATTGGTTCCGCTTGAAAAAGAAGAGTCGGATCAAATGGCGCATCACTGGGATTATATCTATGAGCCAGACGCACAGGCGTTGTTAGATGGCTTATTGGTTCGCTACGTTGAGTCTCAGGTTTACCAGAGTGTTGTCGAAAACAAAGCGTGTGAGCAGGCATCTCGAATGCTGGCTATGAAGAACGCGACCGACAACGCCGGTGGATTAATTGATGATTTGCAGCTGGTGTATAACAAGGCCCGTCAGGCTTCGATTACACAAGAGCTTTCAGAAATTGTTGGTGGAGCGGCTGCAGTTTAA
- a CDS encoding ParB/RepB/Spo0J family partition protein, translating into MAQKKAKLGRGLDALLAVKSAVDQPVEDATEPTIASELKQLPIEMISRSPYQPRKEFDEQALEELAMSIREQGLMQPIVVRKTATQYELVAGERRWRACQALQMATIPALVRNIDDNEAAAMALIENIQREDLNAMEQAVAFNRLKDAFDLTHAEVAEAVGKNRATVTNLLRLLTLAGDVQTFLENGDLEMGHARALLALDVDKQRDAAEFVIAKRLSVRQTEDHVRGLLAGKSVKSVEVKSDPDVIRLMESLSERIGVPVKITQRKGGKGKLELSYASLDELDGILARIK; encoded by the coding sequence GCGCAAAAAAAAGCAAAACTTGGACGTGGTTTGGATGCCCTATTAGCGGTGAAGTCTGCAGTGGATCAGCCTGTAGAGGATGCCACTGAGCCCACCATTGCGAGTGAGCTAAAGCAACTTCCTATCGAGATGATATCGCGATCCCCCTATCAACCTCGTAAAGAATTCGACGAGCAGGCGCTTGAAGAGCTTGCAATGTCAATCCGTGAGCAGGGGTTAATGCAGCCAATTGTGGTTCGCAAAACCGCAACGCAGTATGAGCTAGTAGCTGGCGAACGCAGATGGCGCGCTTGCCAAGCGTTGCAAATGGCCACCATTCCCGCACTAGTTCGCAATATCGACGACAACGAAGCGGCCGCGATGGCGCTCATTGAGAATATTCAGCGCGAAGACCTTAATGCGATGGAGCAGGCGGTTGCCTTCAATCGACTCAAAGACGCCTTCGATTTGACTCATGCCGAAGTGGCTGAAGCGGTAGGTAAGAATCGCGCTACGGTAACTAATTTACTTCGCCTTCTGACCTTGGCCGGAGATGTACAAACCTTTTTAGAGAATGGTGATCTAGAAATGGGTCATGCCAGAGCATTACTCGCATTGGATGTTGATAAACAACGCGATGCTGCAGAGTTTGTTATCGCTAAACGCCTCTCGGTTCGACAAACTGAGGATCATGTCAGAGGGTTGTTAGCGGGGAAGTCTGTTAAGTCAGTTGAAGTAAAGTCGGATCCCGACGTGATACGTTTAATGGAGTCGCTGTCGGAACGCATTGGTGTTCCTGTGAAAATCACTCAGCGCAAAGGTGGTAAGGGTAAGCTTGAGTTAAGTTATGCGAGTTTAGATGAGCTCGACGGTATTCTAGCGCGCATAAAATAG
- the atpD gene encoding F0F1 ATP synthase subunit beta, with product MSSGRIVQIIGAVIDVEFPRDSVPKVYDALLVEETQLTIEVQQQLGDGVVRGIAMGSSEGLRRGLVVTNTGEPVSVPVGSATLGRIMDVLGNPIDEKGPIGEEERWAIHRDAPSYADQSSSAELLETGIKVIDLVCPFAKGGKVGLFGGAGVGKTVNMMELIRNIAAEHSGYSVFAGVGERTREGNDFYHEMTESNVIDKVSLVYGQMNEPPGNRLRVALTGLTMAEKFRDEGRDVLLFVDNIYRYTLAGTEVSALLGRMPSAVGYQPTLAEEMGVLQERITSTKTGSITSVQAVYVPADDLTDPSPATTFSHLDATVVLSRNIASLGIYPAVDPLDSTSRQLDPQIVGNEHYEVARGVQQTLQRYKELKDIIAILGMDELSEEDKMVVARARKIEKYLSQPFFVAEVFTGSPGKYVPLKETIRGFKGILDGEFDHLPEGSFYMVGSIDEAVEKAAKA from the coding sequence ATGAGCAGCGGACGTATCGTTCAGATTATCGGTGCCGTGATCGACGTGGAATTCCCGCGTGATTCCGTACCGAAGGTCTACGACGCATTGTTAGTCGAAGAAACTCAATTAACAATCGAAGTTCAGCAGCAGCTTGGTGACGGTGTAGTACGTGGTATTGCCATGGGATCGTCAGAAGGTTTGCGTCGCGGACTAGTAGTTACAAACACAGGTGAGCCGGTATCGGTACCTGTTGGTTCGGCCACACTTGGTCGTATCATGGATGTATTAGGTAATCCAATCGATGAGAAGGGACCTATTGGCGAAGAGGAGCGTTGGGCAATTCACCGTGACGCACCTTCCTATGCTGATCAGTCTTCTTCTGCAGAGCTATTGGAAACTGGTATCAAAGTAATTGACTTGGTTTGCCCATTCGCTAAAGGTGGTAAAGTTGGTCTATTCGGTGGTGCTGGTGTTGGTAAGACCGTTAACATGATGGAGCTTATCCGTAACATCGCAGCTGAACACAGTGGTTACTCTGTTTTCGCCGGTGTTGGTGAGCGTACTCGTGAAGGTAACGATTTCTACCACGAAATGACTGAATCTAACGTTATCGATAAGGTATCGTTGGTTTATGGTCAGATGAATGAGCCACCAGGTAACCGCCTACGTGTTGCACTAACTGGCTTGACCATGGCGGAGAAATTCCGTGACGAAGGTCGTGACGTACTGTTGTTCGTTGACAACATCTACCGTTACACCCTAGCGGGAACTGAGGTATCGGCACTATTGGGTCGTATGCCATCGGCGGTAGGTTACCAGCCAACATTAGCTGAGGAAATGGGCGTTCTTCAGGAACGTATTACCTCAACTAAGACAGGCTCTATTACGTCTGTTCAGGCGGTATACGTACCTGCGGATGATTTGACCGATCCATCTCCAGCAACAACCTTCTCGCACTTGGATGCAACGGTAGTACTTAGCCGTAATATTGCCTCTTTGGGTATTTACCCTGCGGTTGATCCATTGGATTCAACTTCACGTCAGCTTGATCCTCAGATCGTTGGTAACGAGCATTACGAAGTTGCCCGTGGCGTTCAGCAGACTCTTCAGCGTTACAAAGAGTTGAAGGACATCATTGCGATTCTAGGTATGGATGAGCTATCTGAAGAAGATAAGATGGTTGTAGCCCGAGCACGTAAGATTGAGAAGTATCTTTCTCAGCCGTTCTTCGTTGCAGAAGTATTTACTGGTTCACCCGGCAAGTACGTTCCGCTGAAGGAAACAATTCGTGGATTTAAAGGCATTCTCGATGGTGAGTTTGATCACCTTCCAGAAGGTTCTTTCTACATGGTTGGTTCTATCGACGAAGCTGTTGAGAAAGCAGCTAAAGCATAA